A window of Streptomyces sp. NBC_01224 genomic DNA:
TTCGTCCCCGGCTACCGGTTCCCGGACCGCGACGACCCGCCGCAGGCCGTCGTCGAGGCACTGATCGCCGCCCACGACCGGGGCGCGCGGCTCGCCGCCATCTCGACGGGCGCCTTCGCGCTCGCCGCCACGGGCCTGCTCGACGGCAGGCGCGCCACGACGCACTGGCACTACACGCGGGCACTCGTGGCCAGGCATCCGCTCGTCCAGGTCGACGAGAACGTGCTGTTCGTCGACGAGGGCAGCGTGCTCACCTCGGCCGGCGCCGCCTCCGGCATCGACCTGTGCCTGCACATCCTGCGCGGCGACCTCGGAGTGGCCGCTTCCAACCACGCGGCCCGGCGTCTGGTTGCGGCCCCCTACCGCAGCGGCGGCCAGGCCCAGTACGTGCCGCGCAGTGTCCCCGAGCCGCTCGGCGAGCGGTTCGCCGCCACCCGCGAGTGGGCGCTGCACCGGCTCGGCGAGCCCCTCACCCTCGACATACTGGCGCGGCAGGCGGGGGTCTCGCCGCGCACGTTCTCCCGGCGCTTCGTCGAGG
This region includes:
- a CDS encoding GlxA family transcriptional regulator, whose translation is MPAPRLHRVAVLVLEGAKPLDVGIPAQVFTTRASMPYEVRVCGATPGLVTGGDGLAYCVAHGLDALAWADIVFVPGYRFPDRDDPPQAVVEALIAAHDRGARLAAISTGAFALAATGLLDGRRATTHWHYTRALVARHPLVQVDENVLFVDEGSVLTSAGAASGIDLCLHILRGDLGVAASNHAARRLVAAPYRSGGQAQYVPRSVPEPLGERFAATREWALHRLGEPLTLDILARQAGVSPRTFSRRFVEETGYTPMQWVMRARIDLARELLERSQRGVEQIAADIGLGTGANLRLHFQRILGTTPSEYRRTFTRGE